One Glycine soja cultivar W05 chromosome 7, ASM419377v2, whole genome shotgun sequence genomic window, CAGTCGGAGATCGCCGACTACGGCTTCGGGCGCCGCTCCTGCGACACCGATCCGCGGTTCTCGCTCGACGCTGCCCGAATGTCGTTCGATTTTGAAGAGCCGCGTGCTTCCTGGGACGGTTATTTGATGGCAAGGACGACATCATCGTTCGCGGCGGTTCCTCCGAGGATGCCTACTATGATTGAAGACGCGCCTGCGCCGGTTCAGGTTCTCAGAACCGATTCTCTTATCCCCGTGGAGGAGCCGGAATATGAGGACACTCTCATTCTCAATCTCAATCTTAATCCTAATCCTAATCTCCCTGGTGGTTCTGCTCAGACGAAGGAGTATTATTCCGACTCTTCGCGCAGAAGGAAGAGTCTTGATCGGTCTAGTTCTATTAGGAGAActgctgctgctgttgttgctgAAATGGATGAGTTGAAGGCTGTTGCAAATGCTAGTGCTAATGCTAATGCTAATGCTAATGCGAGGGTTACTCCTGCTGCTTCTGCTGATTATGtgcataataatattaataataatcctTTGAGGGACTCCAATTTGAATTCgaattcgaattcaaatttgttGAGGGATGATGAGAAGGGGAGTTCTAAGAAGTCATCGAGCCGGTGGAGGGCGTGGAGTATATGGGGATTGATACACCGGAGGGGAAGTAAGGAGGAGGAGGGTGGAGGGAACGGGAATGGGAATGGGGTGGAGAGGTCGTATTCGGAGTCGTGGCAGGAGtatagaggaggaggaggaggggagAAGAATGGGGATGTTAGGGGTGGTGGTTTTAATCCTAAGTTGATGAGGAGTAATAGCAGTGTGAGTTGGAGGAATGGGCAGAGTATGataggtggtggtggtggagggtTTGGGAATGTGAGTATGAGGAAGAGTGATGTGCAAGGGAATGAACTTGGACTTGGGCTTGGTGGAAGGAAGGGGAGGGATGAGTTTGTTGGGTTGGAGAGGAACCGTAGTGCCAGGTATTCCTCGCCGAACAGCATCGATAACAATGGTCTCTTGAGGCTCTACTTGGGTGGCAGGAGAAACGGGTCCGGGAAAGGAAGGTCGAACCAGGCACATTCTATCGCCAGAAACGTACTTCGATTGTATTGAAAAATTGAAGGTGTTCTATGGTTTCATGATGTTAATTAGTTAGTTAACCTATGTATTCTTGATGGTTGGTTTACTTGGTTAATTGGTTGGAGTTGGTTAAAAGAACCTgcatatcttttttctttttacagtcAATAGCATGGTTCTTTCTTCAGTTACTCCTAATAATAAACaaggattttaatttttaaacatacATGATGATATTGTTATATTTATGTTGATCATGGCATTGGTTTTGTTCATGGTGTTGTGGTGTTTTCGTTTGTTGCCTGAAAAAAGGCTTGATTGATAGATATATGGCGCCAGTGGAATTGGTGCTTTGTATGCCTTTGGACACGgcgtgtttttctttttctgtctttATGCTGCAAAAGGGTGGCTGATTGGTGGTGTTGAGAGGGTTGGGGGGCTTATAATTTGGGAGCATTTTAACTTGAATTTTTGGCATGTTATGAATTCCTGCAAAAGTG contains:
- the LOC114419029 gene encoding protein OCTOPUS-like, producing MNPTTQPPPSLPPPPLPPPQLQPHRPSTSCDRHPQENFTGFCPSCLCERLAVLDPNSSSTSSAARKPPTSSTAAAALKAIFRPSIAARNRPPPSSFLPELRRTKSFSASKNEALSGFFEPQRKSCDVRGRSTLFSLFNQEAAVAVEVETRHNLPSSSVVQKPVLESEEEEEEEEENNNIVVHNVNDSNNNTRVPDTSVPDSLQPQPEATNNTFTENRVSVSEIVEEEPEIVLEPEADVAAAEEDTLKATKDHMDLDSSQTKKPSGGRDLKGSFWSAASVFSKKLQKWRQKQKNKKRERNGVVVGSGTLLPVEKPISRQFRETQSEIADYGFGRRSCDTDPRFSLDAARMSFDFEEPRASWDGYLMARTTSSFAAVPPRMPTMIEDAPAPVQVLRTDSLIPVEEPEYEDTLILNLNLNPNPNLPGGSAQTKEYYSDSSRRRKSLDRSSSIRRTAAAVVAEMDELKAVANASANANANANARVTPAASADYVHNNINNNPLRDSNLNSNSNSNLLRDDEKGSSKKSSSRWRAWSIWGLIHRRGSKEEEGGGNGNGNGVERSYSESWQEYRGGGGGEKNGDVRGGGFNPKLMRSNSSVSWRNGQSMIGGGGGGFGNVSMRKSDVQGNELGLGLGGRKGRDEFVGLERNRSARYSSPNSIDNNGLLRLYLGGRRNGSGKGRSNQAHSIARNVLRLY